A region of the Stieleria neptunia genome:
GGCTTGCCACGCCCGCGTGTACCAATCCGCATCGGCCAGCGTTTGACGCAGCAGTGCGATCGCCCCCATCGGCGAATTCGGATAGCTGTCGCGGCGTTTGTCGCGCGGCACGGTCAGCTGTAGATGCTGCGCGACGTCATCATCGACCAGGCTGACGCGACTGTTCCCATCGAGCAACACCAAACAACTCGAGCCCTTGACGATCGCCCCCCGCGGCGCGATCAACCGCATGGTCACGCCTTGCGTCCGCGATGCCGCGACATCCGAGACCGACTGGATCGCCGTTGCGGCCGCACGCCGTGGCAGCACGTTTCCGTTCCAGTGTCCGGTACCGCCGGTCGGCGGCTCCGGCGTGTCCACTTCCCCATAGCCATCGATCAGACCGGCGTAGATCGACTTTCCGGTGCAGTCGATGACGTGGGCTCCGTCCGGAGGGGTGAGACCGGTGCCCACCGCAACGATCGTCGTACCCTGAATCGAGACCGACGCGGATTCCAAGACCTGACCGGGTTGAACAACAACCCGGGCGTCCTTCAAAAACACACGGTCCGGGGGATTTTCACGGAGTCCCACGACGGGGCGGGCGTCACCGTGATCTTGCGCCACAGCGGTTGAAATCGCGATCAAGAACAGAAAACAGCCGAGTAGGCAATTGCTTTGGCGCAGCATCGTGGTCACACAGTCGGCGGGTCGAGGTTGGTAGGCTGCGGCCTATTGTAGCTCGATTGTCGGTCGATGCTGAGATGACAGGCTAGCGGTGGGGTAAGCTTCCAGCTTGCCGTCTCGTTTCACTCGTGAAACGCAAGCTGGACGCTTACGCCACTTTCTTGCTGACCCGAAACGGAGAGCATTTTAGAAGGCGCCGCACTCGACAGGCTATCTATTTTTTGGACCCCCGTTCACTGCTCGAGCGTGAAGCCGATCTTGATGGTGACTTGCCAATGACCGATTTTGCCTTCAATGATGTCGCCGCGAGTTTCGGTGACTTCAAACCAACGCATCTCACGCACGGTCTTGGACGCCTGAGCGATTGCATTTGCCACGGCGTCTTCGATGGATGTTTTGGACGTCCCGGTGATCTCGATCTTTTTGTAGACGTGGCCTGGCATGGATGGGTCTCCTTCGCTGGGGATGGCTAATCGATGGAACGCTTCCCCTATTATGATCGCTCTGGACAAATCATGTCCAGCGATTGCAAGGGACGATGGAAATTGTTCCCGCAACTTGGCTCGGTCGGTTTTACACGGCAACGCGTGCGTCAAATCAACGCAGGTGCTCTGAAATCCGCTGATCCAGTTTAGCTTGAGCGTCCGCAAACGACGCCAGCCCCGCCAAGGTCATCAGACTGTCAATCGCGATGTCGCCGCGGACGATCCGCTCTTGCCAGCGTTGGTGGTTGGGAATCTTTCCGTCTTCGGCAATCGTGCTCAACTCCTCGTCCGCCATCACCGGGAACAAGTCTTCCAGATCGTAATCAGCGGCCATCAACCTCAACTCCGCAGCATCCGTCGGAGGGGAGAGGATCGCCTTCTGCACGAACGACCGCTCGATCTTTCGCACCGCCCACAACTTTTCCAATTGCACCGTTTCAGGATCAACCTTGTCATCGAGATAGACATCGTACGTGTCGTGGAGTTGAGATTGCCACGGATCCTGCAGTGCCTCCTCCGCCTGGCGAGCGACTTTGGTAGGCATCGTGATCACATCGACACCGGCCAGACGCGGCAACTGCGAAGCGTCGCGGAGGCTGGCGGCGATCTGTCGCGTGTCGGTCGTTGGCAAGCCGCGGGTGAACGTCGCGACTTCGCCTTGACTGGCCAACGTCGTTTTCTCTCCGACCAGATTTCCGTCGCCCAATTGATTCTCAGCGACATAGGAGTTCAATCGCCCCAGAAACACATTCACGAACGACGGCCGCGAGAGTGCGGTGGCAACGTAGTTCTGCCGGGCGCTGAACCCGAGCGTACAATTGACACGAATGTCTTCGTCACGGAGTTGCTTGATCGCAATCAGGCCCGCGGGTGTGAGCGGCACCTTGACGACAAAAAACTCGGGACAGATCTGATGACAGCGTCTCGCATAAGCCAAGGTCGCTTCGCTGTCGTTGGCGACATCGGTATGAAGTTCGACACTCACGTCGCAGCGAAACCGCTCGACCAACCGCAACGCGTGACGGACATTCAGGATGAATGCGATCTCGCGCACCAACGCTTGTTCGGACAGGTTGCCAACCACGTCTTGAGCCGACGGAATCAGGTCGTCATAGATTCCGTTTTGAATCTCGCGGTTCAACAACGTGTTGTTGGTCGTGAGCCCACTGAACTGTTCGTTCCAGAGCCGATCGATCGACTCGATGTCTCCGCTATCGATCCAAAGCGATGTTTCAGCACCGTTGATTCGTTGCCAGAACGAACTCGACTGGACCGTGTGCGGTGGCGAATCCAGGTCGATGCCATCGCGGACAAAGTCAGCGATACGCTCGACCTGCGGAGAATCGAGGGAGATGATTTCGATTGATTTGGCCGTGTCTAAGTTTGACATGCTCGTTAGCTCCTATGGTTAAATCGTTTCAGATGCAAAGTTTTGGATCGGCGAGGTTGCAGACAAAGCGTTTCATCACGGCTTGGCCACGTGTCGGCCCCACCCGTCTTTGACGAACCGGGCCAGCCACCAAACAAACAGACCGGCAACAACGACAGTGCTCACCCAGCTCAACGGTGCCACCAATTGCTCGTAATGATCAGCCAACCACCACCCCAATGCGGCCAGCAGCGCGGTCCAGAGCACCGTTCCCAGCGCGGTGTACAGACAGAATTTCCCGATCGGCATGGCGGCAAATCCCGCCGGCACGCTGATCAGGGTTCGCAACCCCGGGATCATTCGACAACTGAACACCGCCCAATGCCCCCATCGCTCGAACCACTTGTCCATTCGCTCGATGTCGGAACAGGAGAGAGTCAGCCACCAGCCGTGCCGCTGCACCCACGCGGTCAATCGTTCCTGCCCCAACCAGTTGGCGAAGAGGTACCACAACAGGGCACCGAGAAAGGAACCGACGCTACCCACTGTGACCACGCCCATAAACGACAGGTCACCTTGGCTGACGGCGTAGCCGGCCCACGGCATGACCACTTCAGACGGGATGGGTGGAAAAATGTTCTCGACCAGCATCATCAGACCGACGCCGACAAGACCAAATTGATCAAGAATATCGTGAATCCAGTTGCTCATGCGTGTTGTCCTCTCAAGCATTCCGTCCGGATGTGTTGCAAGTCAAATGCCGATCCGACGTCGCACTCGGATACGAGAGCGCAACGCAAACGCCTCGTCGCAGGGATTGCGTCGAAGCCGTCACGTTTGATGTGCGGCATGGTCGATTTCAGAACAACCCTTGGTCGGTGACGCACCCA
Encoded here:
- a CDS encoding DedA family protein, which codes for MSNWIHDILDQFGLVGVGLMMLVENIFPPIPSEVVMPWAGYAVSQGDLSFMGVVTVGSVGSFLGALLWYLFANWLGQERLTAWVQRHGWWLTLSCSDIERMDKWFERWGHWAVFSCRMIPGLRTLISVPAGFAAMPIGKFCLYTALGTVLWTALLAALGWWLADHYEQLVAPLSWVSTVVVAGLFVWWLARFVKDGWGRHVAKP
- a CDS encoding dodecin, producing MPGHVYKKIEITGTSKTSIEDAVANAIAQASKTVREMRWFEVTETRGDIIEGKIGHWQVTIKIGFTLEQ
- a CDS encoding transaldolase family protein; protein product: MSNLDTAKSIEIISLDSPQVERIADFVRDGIDLDSPPHTVQSSSFWQRINGAETSLWIDSGDIESIDRLWNEQFSGLTTNNTLLNREIQNGIYDDLIPSAQDVVGNLSEQALVREIAFILNVRHALRLVERFRCDVSVELHTDVANDSEATLAYARRCHQICPEFFVVKVPLTPAGLIAIKQLRDEDIRVNCTLGFSARQNYVATALSRPSFVNVFLGRLNSYVAENQLGDGNLVGEKTTLASQGEVATFTRGLPTTDTRQIAASLRDASQLPRLAGVDVITMPTKVARQAEEALQDPWQSQLHDTYDVYLDDKVDPETVQLEKLWAVRKIERSFVQKAILSPPTDAAELRLMAADYDLEDLFPVMADEELSTIAEDGKIPNHQRWQERIVRGDIAIDSLMTLAGLASFADAQAKLDQRISEHLR